Proteins co-encoded in one Apteryx mantelli isolate bAptMan1 chromosome 4, bAptMan1.hap1, whole genome shotgun sequence genomic window:
- the C4H11orf96 gene encoding uncharacterized protein C11orf96 homolog, protein MAKPAELLGVCSSYQAVMPPFVCAAEEFPPPARPARAPRGKARRPRQSRFKTQPVTFDEIQEVEEEGASPSEEEKARRSFLQSLECLRRSTQNLALQRGRLGSGRLRNSLDSSDSDSAL, encoded by the coding sequence atgGCCAAGCCGGCCGAGCTGCTGGGCGTCTGCTCCAGCTACCAGGCGGTGATGCCGCCCTTCGTGTGCGCCGCCGAGGAGTtcccgccgccggcgcggcccgcccgggcgccccgcggcaaggcgcggcggccgcggcagtCGCGCTTCAAGACGCAGCCGGTGACTTTCGACGAGAtccaggaggtggaggaggagggcgcGTCGCCCTCGGAGGAGGAGAAGGCGCGGCGCTCCTTCCTGCAGTCCCTCGAGTGCCTGCGCCGCAGCACCCAGAACCTGGCGCTGCAGCGCGGCCGCCTCGGCAGCGGCCGCCTCCGCAACAGCCTCGACTCCAGCGACTCGGACTCGGCCCTctag